The genomic interval CTGCACCCCTCCGGCATTCCAGAAAGGGATATGCCTTGTGGCCACAAAATTTCTGACCATAGCGGTGAAGCCAGAGTTGGCTTTGGCCAGCTGGTGGGCACGAAGTCTCCTGATGATGCTTACACAGTTAGCAACACCCTGTCCGGCAGCTGTAACTTCAGGCAGCAGCCGTATTCCTCCAAAAGCCTCATGCTCCGATGTCACCCTAGTTTTTACCAGTCTTCTAGCTTTGTCTCTTGCTGCTGAATTGCTTCTGTTCTCTAAGACATTTGTCAAAACATTGGTAATGGCCGTTGCTATCCCCAACCCCGCCCCAGCTGCAGAGaacatgagactctgtcctgCTGTCACAGGCACTAGGGCCAAACCCAGGATGCTCATCACTCCAGAAGCAGCGCCTGAAGAGCTGGCCACCAGGCTGGTCTTGGTGAGCATCTTGTGTGTTGTATCAAGTTGGTCTGCAATGGTGTTAAGTTCTCGGATATTCTTTTCCAGCTCATACTTGTTCAAGTCATAATGTAAAAGAAACAGAGTTTCCTCTTCTGACAGATTTCCATATGGGAAGGACAACCTCTTCTGTAGTATCAGCTTTTCAAGCAGGATGTGGTACAGCACAGTAGCCTCATCACTGTGGACAGTACATAATAAATGATTAGTTTCCAACTCTGGCAAAGGATCAGCAGCGAAGATAACAACATCTAATTAATCTGAGTTCTCATGCAGGGGCAGCGACCTGGGAATCAAGGTACAATGTGGGAAGCAGACACAGACAGAAGGTCCGCCCGTGGTCTGGAGCTGGGTGGCTGTGTGTTGATAGCAGGAGCAGGGTTTGAGCTAGCCCCATGCAGGCctaggctggctggctggctacTTCATTCATCCACCGACAGGTAGGAAGTATTTGCAGATACTGATGTGTTGAATAAAACGTAACTTAAAGCATTGCTGACTGGTCACCAACTCTTTtcctaataaataaatacattaggcatacattttccttttttttccttttttcatccGCTGCTAAGagtcataaaacatttttaatttataggtATATAACAAGTGAAAGATTCtattaaggaaaataagagaatatGGAGGTGAcgccttgattttcttttgttttttaatgttttgggggtttttgtttgtttgttttctgaggcagagtctcactttgtcactcttggtagagtgctgtggcaaagcaacctcacactcttgggcttaagtgatcctcttgccccagcctcccaagtagctgggactacaggtgcatgccacaatgcctggctaattttagagacgaggtctcgaacctgtgagctcaggcaatccacccacctcagcctcccaagtgctaggattacaggtgtgagccactgcgcccagtccctctttttttttttttttttttggtggtttttggccggggctgggtttgaacccgccacctccggcatatgggacccgcaccctactccttgagccacaggcgccgccctcttttttttaatgttaaaaaaggaTCTACCTGGAAATTGTGGTTGCTCCTGAGGTGCTGGGAAACAGGATTTGGGGGAGACTTACTTTTTACTGTTTGCCCATGTGTTCCTTGTAAGTTTTGTATCATGTACATGTGTTATAATTATTCACAAAAAACAACATAACCTACAtttgcaaaacaaaaatagagggACTTCCAATAAGACCAAATATCCCGTTTCCTGGGAGAGGGCTCCTTGTTACCGTGTCGTGTGTTCTGATAACTGAAAGTCAGCTgcgcggtggctcaagcctgtaatcctagcactctgggaggccatagcggtggattgcctgagctcaggggtttgagaccagcctaagtcagagtgacacctcatctctttaaaaaatagccgggcattgtggcgggcgcctgtagtctcagctacttgggaggctaaggcaagagaatctcttaagcccaagagtttgaggttgctgtgagctgtgatgccacagcactcttaccggggtgacaaagcaagactctgtctcaaaacaaaaaactgaaagtcaatttttaacaaaaaacatGGTCAAACATAACAACAGTGGAATCTGCTCTGTTCCTTGTTAACAGGCAAATCGGAGGAGGACATAGGTCTTAAGAAAAAGTGACGAAAGGAGTAAAAGTTTTTCCAATTGAGAAAATTCTCTCCATTAATTCAGACTTtcctataatttgaaaagaaaagtatttttcaattttcttgttGAAGCAGTTTGGTTCAGCCCCTGGAACACCAGAGTTCTGCAGGGTCTTTGAGAATCACTCTTCCAAGTAAATTTGTCTTACAGGATTGGGGTTCCCAGCATCAGCATTGCTGGGCTGTGCACAGTGCTACAAACAGCTTCCTACAGTACGTATCAGAGTCAACTTGTATGATCCTTGAATTTGttctggtttctcttttttttcttttcagacagagtttcacttcgctactttt from Nycticebus coucang isolate mNycCou1 chromosome 3, mNycCou1.pri, whole genome shotgun sequence carries:
- the APOL5 gene encoding apolipoprotein L5 isoform X2; the protein is MSVAPAGIHPDSLFFQSVAGPLWAKIPREDVQWLLSHPQAWREIVEKFGLENDEATVLYHILLEKLILQKRLSFPYGNLSEEETLFLLHYDLNKYELEKNIRELNTIADQLDTTHKMLTKTSLVASSSGAASGVMSILGLALVPVTAGQSLMFSAAGAGLGIATAITNVLTNVLENRSNSAARDKARRLVKTRVTSEHEAFGGIRLLPEVTAAGQGVANCVSIIRRLRAHQLAKANSGFTAMVRNFVATRHIPFWNAGGVQRAFADTSLVMTRGARVLGAAGAGLSLVQDVRNLLQNWKHLGEGARADTAEELRKLATEQELALRQLNQFYFHLQQKLSQMPQPRVPSRAVVESEVGQVVSVEHWSSRGKQKSSNKKTQARRGGLRAHAYNPSALGGQGGWIA